A segment of the Cellvibrio sp. KY-YJ-3 genome:
GTTATACCGGTAGACCGCTGATCACCAGCCCGCAAGCTGCGCTTGACGTGCTCTTTTCCGGTGGTGGCAGTGGTGGTGGCAACGGTTCAGGCACAGCGCCACGCCAGTCGGTGGTGGACTTGCACTATGCAGCGATCAGCAGTTTGCAAAACAAACTGGGGCAACACGAGAAAGAGAAGCTGGATAGCCACTTCACCGCGATTCGCGAGATTGAAACCGCCATCGATACCGGCGGCAGCAATCCTGGCGGCTCCTGTCCACAGCTCTCCAACACCACCGCCAGTGGGTTTGATGCAACCGCCAAGTTGCACGCCGACATCGTGGCCTTGGCGCTGAGCTGTAATTTGACCGCTTCTGCGTCCATCGCCTTTGGTACCGATGCGCATACCCATTTCTTTGATGTACTCGGGCGTGAGTCGCACCAATCGCACCACAATCAGGGCAACGTGCCTTTGGCCTACACCGAAGATATTGTCTACATGCAGGGCTTAACCCGCTACCTGCTGGATAAGATCAACGAGCGTGGGCTGTTTAGCTCAACGATTGTGACCCAGGTTTCTGACATGGGTGACGCAGACTCCCACGGCAACAACAACGTACCGATGATAGTAGCGGGCGCCGGTATTACTGGTGGCCGTGTGATCGATATTGGCGGCAAAACCCAATCCGAGATTTATCAAACCCTCGGCTTGAAATTGCGTGCGGATCAAAGCCCTAACGGTGCGCTGTACCGCACCTGGGCTAACTCCACTATCGCCGGGCTTTAAACACCCGCCGATTGGTAAGGATGCGCCGTTTTTGTAATAGGGATTGTTAATCAGCAAGCTCCGGAGCAGATGTATCACACATCCACTCCGGAGCTTTTTTTATGCCTCTGCTTTTCCTGTTTGGGTACAATTTTTGTAGCGCAATAACGCTATTTTTTCGCCCATAAAAAACCATTTCAGAAAAATAATTTCCCTCATCAAAACCTATTCACGCATAAAAAAGTGACGCGATTTTTAGCAAATTTATTCAACCTTTAAAAAAATATTTACACGTAAATTCAGCCAAAAAAATCTAAAAAAAACCTATATAGTTTATTTGACAATATGCTTATTGTTTTATTGACAAGAACATTGGTGCAGCGCTATAAATTTCACATCAAAACGTCACGCCGTTTTAACAATAACAGCATGTCGTATGGCGTTTGATAAACATCTGCCCGCAATAGGCAGGTAAACCTTCAACAGTCCCTCCTCCTCTATGGG
Coding sequences within it:
- a CDS encoding DUF1552 domain-containing protein → MRYKDCFDKERRDFLKVVKHAGIAAGLIQASSILAGVMLARTAEAQSGTPTKHCLVFSGGGCHPDKWFPSGSTLPVQSAPLQTHYNRIAMFKSASLSGAGHGVMFHRFNNGSWSEDSFDVNLGRTIGANYPVKYLNVGTTAESALSREGYTGRPLITSPQAALDVLFSGGGSGGGNGSGTAPRQSVVDLHYAAISSLQNKLGQHEKEKLDSHFTAIREIETAIDTGGSNPGGSCPQLSNTTASGFDATAKLHADIVALALSCNLTASASIAFGTDAHTHFFDVLGRESHQSHHNQGNVPLAYTEDIVYMQGLTRYLLDKINERGLFSSTIVTQVSDMGDADSHGNNNVPMIVAGAGITGGRVIDIGGKTQSEIYQTLGLKLRADQSPNGALYRTWANSTIAGL